The following are encoded in a window of Trichocoleus sp. genomic DNA:
- a CDS encoding RidA family protein, with product MTREVICTNQAPAPVGPYNQAIVASGQMVFVAGQIPLDPTTGAIVGEGDVVQQTEQAIANLKAILEAAGVTLQAVVKTTVFLADMNDFAAMNSVYAKYFEDATAPARACVEVARLPKDVRVEIECIAVK from the coding sequence ATGACTCGTGAAGTAATCTGCACCAATCAAGCTCCGGCTCCCGTAGGTCCTTACAATCAAGCGATCGTTGCCTCTGGGCAGATGGTCTTCGTCGCAGGGCAAATCCCCCTTGATCCCACTACTGGGGCGATCGTTGGCGAGGGCGATGTGGTGCAGCAAACGGAACAGGCGATTGCAAACTTAAAAGCAATTCTGGAGGCGGCAGGAGTGACGCTACAAGCAGTTGTCAAAACGACTGTTTTTTTGGCAGATATGAATGATTTTGCAGCAATGAATTCTGTCTATGCCAAATACTTTGAGGACGCAACAGCGCCTGCTAGAGCTTGTGTAGAAGTGGCGCGACTCCCAAAAGATGTCCGGGTCGAAATTGAGTGTATTGCGGTGAAGTAG
- a CDS encoding DUF1823 family protein translates to MSNLPDLTDETIWAIIHDEIDDETANQLVWVRLGYCWDETSETWNSSGVPEAWRRYLEPPNFIDSRPATVQLTRSIPPENKQLLKEELGFTGYQVNELIPRKTRRATIANWLLSYRKLAATAQC, encoded by the coding sequence ATGTCCAACCTGCCAGACCTAACTGATGAAACGATCTGGGCGATTATCCATGATGAAATTGATGATGAAACTGCCAATCAATTGGTCTGGGTAAGGCTGGGTTACTGTTGGGACGAAACAAGCGAAACCTGGAATAGTTCTGGCGTTCCTGAAGCATGGAGGCGTTACCTGGAACCCCCTAATTTTATTGACAGCCGCCCAGCAACCGTTCAGTTGACGCGATCGATTCCTCCAGAGAACAAACAGCTTTTGAAAGAAGAGCTTGGTTTTACTGGCTATCAAGTGAATGAGCTAATTCCTCGTAAAACTCGCCGCGCCACGATCGCGAACTGGCTATTGAGCTATCGTAAGCTGGCAGCCACAGCTCAATGTTAG